The proteins below come from a single Cannabis sativa cultivar Pink pepper isolate KNU-18-1 chromosome 3, ASM2916894v1, whole genome shotgun sequence genomic window:
- the LOC115709937 gene encoding 28 kDa ribonucleoprotein, chloroplastic, giving the protein MNSATLSLSKTLALSDSCRLSLPSLFTTKTPYPFLSIPSKPPKLHFACSSSSLLSIKKKPQSSSLVTFVAQTSDWAQQEGDNATATIDELSADETEARVSDWEGEDASVESDGGEEAGVFKEREEEESFVEPPEEAKLFVGNLSFNVDSQNLAMLFEKAGVVEICEVIYNRETDQSRGFGFVTMSTVEEAENAVKMFNQYNLEGRLLTVNKASPRGSRPERAPRAFEPAFRIYVGNLPWDFDNARLHEIFSEHGKVVDARVVFDRETGRSRGFGFVTMASEAEMNDAIAALDGQSVLGRSIRVNVAEERPRRSF; this is encoded by the exons ATGAATTCTGCAACTCTATCTCTCTCCAAAACCTTAGCTTTATCAGACTCATGTCGTCTCTCTCTCCCATCCCTCTTCACCACTAAAACTCCATACCCATTTCTCTCTATCCCTTCCAAACCCCCAAAGCTCCATTTCGCATGCTCTTCTTCTTCGCTCTTATCCATCAAGAAGAAGCCTCAATCCTCTTCCTTGGTCACATTCGTAGCCCAGACCTCTGATTGGGCTCAACAAGAAGGAGACAACGCCACAGCTACTATTGACGAACTAAGCGCCGACGAGACTGAAGCGCGCGTTTCGGACTGGGAGGGAGAAGACGCCTCAGTTGAAAGCGATGGAGGTGAGGAAGCTGGGGTTTTTAAGGAGAGGGAGGAAGAAGAGTCTTTTGTTGAACCCCCTGAGGAAGCCAAGCTTTTTGTTGGGAATTTGTCTTTCAATGTCGATAGTCAAAACTTGGCTATGCTCTTTGAAAAAGCTGGAGTTGTGGAGATTTGTGAG GTTATCTACAACAGGGAAACTGATCAGAGTCGTGGGTTTGGATTTGTGACGATGAGTACGGTTGAAGAAGCTGAGAATGCTGTTAAAATGTTCAATCAATAT AATTTGGAAGGAAGACTCTTGACTGTAAATAAAGCATCTCCAAGAGGATCACGCCCAGAGCGTGCCCCAAGAGCATTTGAACCTGCTTTCAGAATCTATGTTGGAAACCTTCCATGGGATTTTGACAATGCTCGCCTACATGAGATTTTCAGTGAACACGGTAAGGTAGTTGACGCTCGGGTAGTTTTCGACAGAGAAACTGGCCGCTCACGTGGTTTTGGCTTTGTAACAATGGCCAGTGAAGCTGAAATGAACGATGCTATTGCTGCTTTAGATGGACAG AGTGTGCTTGGTAGATCAATCAGGGTAAATGTTGCAGAGGAGAGACCAAGGCGCTCATTTTGA